DNA sequence from the Streptomyces sp. HUAS 15-9 genome:
GGGATGAAGGCGTGGTGGATACGAGGATGGTCCTCGAGCCAGGCCCGCGTGGACACGCTGTTGTGACTGGACAGGTTGTCAGTGACGATCCAGATCTCGCCGGTCGGGTTGGCATCCTCGATCTGTTGCAGGAACTGCTGGTAAAAGGCGGTGTTGCGGGAGGAAGTGGTCATCGTGACTGCCTGGCCGTCGGCGGGTCGCAGACCGCCGTAGACCCAGGTCTTCTCCGGTCCGCGGCTGTAGTCGAGTTCCGCTTTGATCCGGTGGCCGTCCGGTGACCAGGCGGACGCGGGCGGGAACGTCCGCGGGATCACCGGTCCCAGCTCATCGGCGCAGATCACCGTCGCACCGACGGGCGGGTGGGTGTAGAGGCCGATGATCCTCGTCCTCTTGGGACGAAGTCCGGGTCCTTCGACCGTGTCCAGGACCGGGCGCGGCGCCAGCGCACCCCTTCGGCCAGCTGGATGCGGCGGACCTGTGAACGGCCCACCTCGATCCCTTCAGCCCACGCTGCTGCGGCCAGGGAATCCAAGGTCCATCCAACCTCACGCATCAGGGTGGTCAGGGCGTCGGGGGTGCTGCCATCCTTTGCCGTCGCCCACTCGAAGGTGGTCCGGAGTTCTCCGTCCTCGTACCAATGGAAGAGGTGGATGGGTTTGCCTCCGTTGCTGGAGTGCGTCACTGCGCGCCCGCCTGCCGACAGGGCCTCCAGAAAGCGTGGCTGCATCCCTATGCCGCCGTCGAAGTGCAGGACCAGTGTCCAGTCTTCGTCGGCGCCCGGCACGGTGAACGCACCCGAGATGAAGGACTCTTCGCAGTAGTCCGTCCCGTCAAGTAGTTCGTCCTGCCGCTCGATGAACGCGTCCACCCCTGTACACGTGCCCTTCGGCGTCGCCGCCATCACCCGCTGCACGTCCCCCGGCGAGACGCCCCGCACCAGGGTCAGGGTGTAGCCGGTATGGAGCGCGTAGCGGAACCACGAGGACGAACGTATCCAGGCGTAGTCATGTGCGGTTACCGAAGTCACGCAGCACAGTCTGCCTGCCACCGCTGACACGGGCCCGTGAAGCGGGCTCGGTACTGCCGCAGCTCGTGCACATCTCGTGTCCGGCCCCGCCTGCACGGCGACGACCTGGCGTCCTTCCCGTTCTCGGCCCGCCTGGACGAGGACGAGATCCGCGCCTGCATGGACAGCGACACCCGCGCCGCTCGCATCCGGATCCTGTCAGCCTCGCCGTGCGGAAGTTCACGCACCTGCGGCGCGCGGTCGACCTGGCCCTGATCGCGCTGGCCCTGCTCGCCGCCGCCGGCCTCGCGGCCCTGTGACCCACCCACCCATCACCCCCGCTGTGACGAGAGGGCACGTCGTGACCGACACCCTGACTTTGCCGGTTCGTCCGTACGCGGATGACTCCCCGCTCGCGCATCTGACGGACCTCGCCGCCGAGGCACACCATGTGCCCACCGGCGACGAGCAGCGTGAGGACGCCGTCACCGCCGCCGCACACCGCATCTACAACGAGAAGCCGACGGCACCCGCGACATCCTCACCCTGATCGTGCCGTGCACCTGTGGCCACGGCTACGTCGAAGGCCCGCGGCTACCAGGGCAGCCGCCAGGTTGTCCGCAAACACCTCGCCGCCCTCCGCGCGGGCACCGCCGAACCGGTCCGGGCCGACATCCCCAGCCCGCGCAAGATCACCTCCTGGATCATGCGGCCTCGCGAGACACTCACCGAGAGCCAGGAGGAGCGGCTACTTCAGGTCCGGCTCGCCTGCCCGGACATCACCCGGGCCTGCGACCTCGCCCGGACGTTCGCCGATCTGGTCCGCCACCAGCGCGGATACCTGCTGATGGAGTGGATCCGTCAGGCCGAGCAGGACGCACCGAAGCCCATGAAGGGCTTCGCCGGCTTCCTCCGCCAGGACCTCGACGCCGTCACCGCCGGGCTCACCCTCTGGACTGCTACGGACGCGTCGTCATCGATGAGCGAGAGCTGACATGGGAGTCTTGACCGGAGGCTAAGCTTGTCATTTATCCAGTTCGCCGGGTTTCGTGCCCACCTTGTGGTGGGTGGGACGGCTGAACGCCTCGCCTTTGGCAAGCACTCTGCCCACGTCATGGCGGGTGGTTGGGCGACGGTTCTTCGAGCCCGATGTTCAACCAGGGCCGGGCCGGGACGGTTTCGGTGCACCGGCCGGAGAGCCGGCCTTCGCGTGTAGGTTTCTGAACCCGCTGCGAACGTGAGCGGGTGTCAGTTTGTTCGGCTCAGTTGGCTTCTCCCATGGCCTGCGGAGGTCGGTGGCCGGCGGGCGGGCCAGCCGGAGCTGGGCGTAGGGGGCGATTACCAGCCGGGTGCCTTGACGAAGTGCTCGTCCAGAACCGAGAGGGCCCCGTTGCTCAGCAAGGGCGAAAGAATCCCGCCCTGCGGGGTGCCGGGGACGGTCTCCTTGGAGGTACCAACCGGTGAGGATGGCCGCCTTCAAGAACGCCTTCACCAGCGCGAGCACGCGCTTGTCCCCGATCCGAGCCCGCACCCGGTCCATCAGGGCCGAGTGGGAGATCTCGTCGAAGCAGGCCGTGATGTCGCCCTCCAGCACCCGACGATCTCACCATGGCGCTGTGCCGCGCCGGCTGGCGTGTGGTTACGAGGAGCACGCGAGGGCCTGGACCGAGGCACCCGCGTCACTGGACGCCCTGTGCAGGCGATGTGGAAGCACCGCGGAGCGCTCGTGCAGCGCGGCGCCGCCGGCAAACTGGGCCGCCGGGGCCTGGTCTATCTACTGCTCTTCCAGGTCCTGGTGCCGCTTCTCGCCCCCGTCGTGGACGTCTTCGCCCTGTACGGCCTGGTCTTCCTCGACCCGGTCCGGATCATCGGGCTGTGGCTCGCCTTCCTGCTGCTGCAACTGCTGATGGGGCTGTACGCGTTCCGTCTGGACGGAGAACGCCCGGGGCCGCTGTGGAGCCTGCCGTTGCAGCAGTTCGTCTACCGCCAGTTGATGTACCTCGTGGTGATCCAGTCCGTCTTCACCGCCCTGTCCGGCTCGCGGCTGCGATGGCAGCGCATGGAGCGGTACGGAAGCCTGTGGGCCCCGGCAAGCGCAGTAGCCCTCCAGCAGCCGACACCGCACGAGACCACGCAGCTGCACTGAGAGGACAGTGATCCGAGCCCACGAGCCAACCGGAGCGCGACCATCAGGATGAAGGCAGCCGAGCGGGTGTCGCCCGAAAGGCCGGAGTCGGCGTGGTCGCCGACCCCGGCCCGGTGGCGGAGGACCAGGAGTCCTGCAACAAGTCGATGGTCCTCCGAGCGCTGCGTGCGATCGACCTGCTCACCTCATAGGGAGGTTCAGCCGGTGAACACGGCGGTGCCGTTCGGGACGCCGATTCCGGACGGACAGTAGTACCCGCTGGTGCCGGTCCACAGGTACGAGCGCCGCAGCTGCCGTTGGAGCCGCTGGTGACATCGTATTGCGCCGAAATATGCACCTAAGGGAAGGACGCCGGGTAGGAGTCGGCGGACGGGGCACCGCCCAGTGCGTAGGTCGCCGCGATCAGCGGGGAGGAGGCGCTGGTGCCGCCGAAGACCATCCAGCCGGTAGCCGACCAGGGTGGTGGGCAGGGTCACCGGGTGGCCCGAGGCGAACTTCACCACCACGCCGCCATGCGTTTCGGCGGAACTGCTGCGCAAGGCGCGGAGCCGTGGTGAAGACGGTCGGCGGTACGGCGAAGCCGCTGAGGTGAGCGTGGCGATCTCAGCGGCTCGCGGATCGACGCCGACACGCTGAAGACCGTGTGCGCGGCGAAAGCCCGCAGAGTGCCTGCGCCGAGGCATGCTCCCGCTGGGCCGATCAGCCCATTGTCCGGGCGAGCCCGGATGCCCAGGGACCTGCGAGGCGCTTCTCTGGACGTCGGTGGCTCGCAGAGGGAGTAGGTGGATGGATCGTGAGAATCACAGGACTCCAGGTGTCCGGTGGAAGTGCGCTCGCCGCGCCCGTGGATCTGAATGGGACCGGGCGCTATGTGCACTGGGGTGTCATCCAGGTGTCCGTCGCGAACCTCGTGGTCATCGGCTTGATGCTGATTGTCTTCGTGGCCGCGCTGCTGCTGCCCTTCCCGGGCGGACGCAGATGAGCGGTCCGGGTGAGGGCGGCGCGGCCACCGGGCCGTACAAGAACGTATCCGCCGGGGGAGGCTGGACCGGAGCGGTCCGGCGCAGGGCGGTCGCGGCACTGCCCCCGGACAAGTTGCTGCCGGACACCCAGCCGGCATACATGACCTCGTGGATCTACGTCTTCGGCGTGCTCACGGTGGCATCGCTCATCGTGGTGCTCGTCACCGGCGGGGTGCTCGCGCTGAAGGGACCCGCGTGGTGGCACGTCTCCGCGTCCGGGAGGTATGTGAACAGCCTGCACCTGTGGAGCGTCGAATTGCTCATGTTCTTCATGGTCATCCACCTGTGGGGCAAGTTCTTCATGGCCGCTTGGCGCGGCCGGCGGGCATTGACATGGGTCACCGGCGCGGTGTGCTTCTTCGCATCGATCGGCACCGCCTTCACCGGTTACCTGGTCCAGCAGAACTTCGATTCGCAGTGGATCGCCGGGCAGGCCAAGGACGGGCTCAACTCCGTTGGTATCGGCGCCTTCTTCAACGTGCTGGACTTCGGGCAGATGCTGATGTGGCACGTCGTGCTGCTCCCGTTCGTCCTCGGCCTGCTGACCGCCTGGCACATCCTCCTCGTCCGGCGGCGCGGAATCGTGCCGCCCATCGGGGCGACGGATCCCACGGCCGGTGGCACGGCCTCGCCTGCGCCGGGGGGAACGCCGCGATGAGCCGACGCCACGGGAAGTCCGCGGTACCGGACCCGGCCGTCTTCCCCACCCGACCGTACGACCTGGTCAAGGAGTTCACGATCGCCCTGGTGGCGGTGGCGGTCCTCACCGCAGCTCTGGCCGCGGTCTTCTCCTCGCCCGACGTCAAGCCGGTGACCCTGGCCTCCTGGTCGCGGGCGGACGGCGCGGACTTCACGGTGACCGCCGCGGCCGAACTCGGCGGCACGAGCGGGACGGCCGAGTACGGGCCGCCGTACAACCACACACCGAATGCGGCCCAGAAACTCGGCCCGGTCGGGCTGCAAGGCGCCGCAGGTGTCCGCACCCCGGTGGACACCGCCGAGGAATTCGTGCTCGGTCCTCTGACCGACGCCCCCGAGCCGCCGGACGTCAGCGCGGCCCTCGCCGCCTGGAACGCCGCTCCGGCCTCCCGTCAGCAGGCCTGGACCAAGGCCTATTCCGACGCACTGACCAAGTCTCCCGGCGGCGACCCCGCCAAGGTCGCCGAGGGCGACTACGGTCCGGTTCCCGTCCTCACCGCGCGCCTCCTCGACCTGGCCAAGTCGGGATCTCTGGACGGGGAGTTGCAGGCCGGGGGCAAGTTCTACCAGACGGACTACACCAGCCCTCTGCTCTTCCTCTCCGACGGTTCCTATCTGGAGTCCCTGGCCCGCGCCGAGCACCTGGGTGGCGACCAGTGGGGAATGATGAACGAGACCGGAAACTACCCGGGCCAGGCGTGGCTGTGGCTCTACACGTTCTGGTACCAGATCGAGCCCTTCAAGTCGTCCGGCAATGCCGACGCCCTGATCTGGGGCCTGATGGCTCTTCTCAGTCTGGGTCTGGTGCTGGTCCCATTCATCCCTGGCGTGCGGTCCATCCCACGCTGGACGCGAGTGCACCGGTTGATCTGGCGTTCGTACTATCGCGATCAGAACGCTTCGGTGAAGGCCCGGAAGTCGGGAGGCTGAGGGACGCCCGCGGCGCGTCGTTGTCGCGCGTCCTATTCGATGAACGCGGTCGCAGTGGACCCGGACTGGCGCGGCTCGGCGGGACCGCTGTCGGCCATGCCCTGGGCCGCACCGGGAGTACGGACGGCCGTCGGGTACAGCACCGGGCCGCAGCACACGCCCGCGCTTTTCCGTGTCCCGCTCACGGCGCGTGACCGTGATGCCGTGGCTCGCACTGAGCGTACGGAATGATCACTGGATGCGTGTGCGCCCCGCCGCTGGATGCCTTCGCCGACCTGGACCTCGGGCCACTCGCCCGCCTCCGAGGCCGCGCGCTGGTTCGCCGGACACGCGCTGTCGGCCGACCCTTCGGGAGCTGGCGTACGGTGCAGCTGCTGCACCGCCTCGCGCCGCAGCGGGCCACTTGGCCGCACTGATACAACAAGACGGGGATCGCCGGGGTGAACAGGAGGGGGAACAGCCGTAGGCCCCGCGACACGCCAGCAGACGCCGGCGCGGTGGTCAGCTGATTCGCTGGACGATAGATCCCGACTCCGGCGATGCCCGCCATCATCCCAGGGCGCAGCGCACCTCGGCTGGGTTACGACACGTCGCGTCGCACGCTCGTACCTACGGCCAGGATCGCGAAGACCAGGGTGTAGACCACCAGGACAGTGCCGCCACCCCAGCGCGGCAGCAGGTCACGCGTCATCATGGGCTCGGCGGCTGCGCCGAGCGCCTGGCCGGCGTTGAACGGCAGCCAGCGGGCGAGATCGCCGATCAGCTGGCCGACGATGCCCTCGACCAGGGCGACCCACGCCAGCGCGACGGCAATCGCGCCGACCAGGCTGCGGATGAGTGCGCCAACGCCCACGCCGATGGCGGCGAACGCCGCGTTCCAGGTGATGCCGCCGCCGATCGTGGTCCACATCGCGGAGTCCCCCCATGCGAAGGACGCGCCCTTGCCGGCCCACCAGGTGGCCGCGACTCCGAGGCCGACGAGAGCGCTGACCACTCCGGCCAGTGCTCCGAAGACTGTGTAGACCAGGAGCTTCGCGCCGATGACGGGCCCGCGCGCGGGCGTGGTCAGATAGGTGTCCGTGATCGTCTGGTGCCGGTACTCCCCGGCGACCGCGAGGATCCCGAACACCAGGGTGAACAGCGAGGCCAGGCCCACGTGCGCGAGGGCCTGGCTCTGCGCGGTGGCGTCGAGCGCCCGGTCGCCGGAGACGACCAGACCGCTGGTGCCCGCCACGACCAGCAAGGGGGCCGCGGTCAGCAGCAGCCATGGGCTGCGGATGGTGCGCAGTTTCAGTAGCTCGGTGCGGATCAGGGTGTTCATTTCGTTTCCTCCTCGTGCGCTCAGCCGCGGGCCGATGCCGTGGTGGCGCTGGTCGCG
Encoded proteins:
- a CDS encoding transposase, with product MICADELGPVIPRTFPPASAWSPDGHRIKAELDYSRGPEKTWVYGGLRPADGQAVTMTTSSRNTAFYQQFLQQIEDANPTGEIWIVTDNLSSHNSVSTRAWLEDHPRIHHAFIPVGACWLNLQEGWWRVFRKAALAGRSFANRDGIAYATTLATTHLNSRANPWI
- a CDS encoding DUF6461 domain-containing protein, producing the protein MTSVTAHDYAWIRSSSWFRYALHTGYTLTLVRGVSPGDVQRVMAATPKGTCTGVDAFIERQDELLDGTDYCEESFISGAFTVPGADEDWTLVLHFDGGIGMQPRFLEALSAGGRAVTHSSNGGKPIHLFHWYEDGELRTTFEWATAKDGSTPDALTTLMREVGWTLDSLAAAAWAEGIEVGRSQVRRIQLAEGVRWRRARSWTRSKDPDFVPRGRGSSASTPTRPSVRR
- a CDS encoding cytochrome b N-terminal domain-containing protein → MSGPGEGGAATGPYKNVSAGGGWTGAVRRRAVAALPPDKLLPDTQPAYMTSWIYVFGVLTVASLIVVLVTGGVLALKGPAWWHVSASGRYVNSLHLWSVELLMFFMVIHLWGKFFMAAWRGRRALTWVTGAVCFFASIGTAFTGYLVQQNFDSQWIAGQAKDGLNSVGIGAFFNVLDFGQMLMWHVVLLPFVLGLLTAWHILLVRRRGIVPPIGATDPTAGGTASPAPGGTPR
- a CDS encoding ABC transporter permease, giving the protein MNTLIRTELLKLRTIRSPWLLLTAAPLLVVAGTSGLVVSGDRALDATAQSQALAHVGLASLFTLVFGILAVAGEYRHQTITDTYLTTPARGPVIGAKLLVYTVFGALAGVVSALVGLGVAATWWAGKGASFAWGDSAMWTTIGGGITWNAAFAAIGVGVGALIRSLVGAIAVALAWVALVEGIVGQLIGDLARWLPFNAGQALGAAAEPMMTRDLLPRWGGGTVLVVYTLVFAILAVGTSVRRDVS